A stretch of DNA from Anopheles nili chromosome 2, idAnoNiliSN_F5_01, whole genome shotgun sequence:
CAATCAGACTTTCCAAAACAAATCCTCCAGCACCGGCGGTCTGATGGATGATCGACAGGTGGACGATGGTACCGGTGATCTGCGTGCTCTGTCCACGGCGGCACTCCTTGAGAAAGCGTACGCCGCCTCAAGCAGAACACTGTTAGCAAGGCGGCCGGTTAACGACGATCATAAACGACCGCTTAGGGCGACCGATACGAAACCAACCGGACCGCGTATGCCTCAGCAGATACTTGCGCAGCTAACGGAACGCCAGCGAACGACGGCGGAACTAAACCAGAAGCACGACAGCGACATCGAGCATATTACTCAGGAAATCAAACTGCTACAGATGGATCACCTGTCCTGCGAACAGAAGGCACCGGTTGCGGCGGTCAAGTACCGCTTTTATCAGGAGTTTCGCTGTTACGTTAGCGATTTGGTCGAGTGCTTAAACGAAAAGGTACCCCTCGTAGCAGCGCTTGAGCAAAAATCACTCCAGTTAGTGGGAAAACATTCGGGCATGTTGATCGAACGCCGAAGGCAGGATATGCGCGATCAAGTGAAGGAAGTTACGGACATAAGCAGTGAGTATTCGATCATTCGGGTGTAGTACCTttattgagattttttttttgcatttcgtttcttttgcaGAAATGGTCAAACGACCCCCGGACGATCCCGAGCGCATCCGTCGGGCGGCGGAACGTGAAGGACGACGCACCAGACGGCGACGGGATcgcgagaaaaacgaaacagccGACAGCCACTACGATGGCATGTCGAGCGATGATGAAATCCCGGACATGGAAGCCGCTCGCTATCGATCCGCGCTGCAGACAATCGAGCTGGAAGCGCGTGAAATATTCTCGGATGCTGCGGAAGAGTATGGCGAACTCGAGGGTATCCTGGGTCGGTTCGAGCAGTGGCGTCAGCACGATATGCCCGCGTACAAGGACGCGTACGTGAGTTTGTGTCTGCCGAAGATATTGGGACCATTGATTCGGCTCGAAAACATCGGCTGGAACCCGTTGGCGGTGGACTCAGTCGAGCTTGAGGCTCAAGCCTGGTACCGTACAGTTGCCCTATTTGGCTGCTCTGCTACCACGGAAGCGGCACTAGCTGAAGATCCAGACGTGCGGCTGATACCGACGCTGGTGGAGAAAATATTCCTCCCGAAGCTGACGGCCCTGGTCGAGCAGTACTGGGATCCGCTATCGACGACCCAAACCTTCCGGTTGGTGCGGTTGCTAAAGCGCTACGTGCGAGATTATCCTTCGTTGCGGCTGACGTGCAAATCCCTGCGAGTGCTCTTCCAGGCGATTCTGGACAAGATGAAGCAATCGATCGACAACGACGTGTTTATTCCCATCTTTCCCAAGCAGTAAGATCCGGCCACACACAACTTGCACAAGGGTCGACCTGCACTGATCACGAAatcgcatttttttccttcgatctTTCTCCAGAGCTCAAGAAGCCAAATCATCCTTCTTCCAGCGGCAATTCTGCAGCGGGTTGAAGCTTTTACGGAACATCACCAGCTGGCAGGGTATCGTAGCCGACGCGGCGCTGAAGGACCTC
This window harbors:
- the LOC128721510 gene encoding PAX3- and PAX7-binding protein 1 isoform X2 — translated: MILNGRAALCAGRDDMSSEDEASAADEGDGKHHHHRFAKPQSNFKLCLENGVIPDAAMIHAARKRRQKAREQGDFIPVEEPKEDKNKKRTVQEDGDGDGSDEDDDRIDMSAITGAKEREERREQFYAVQREDSDAEDSDVETKEWENQQIRKGVTGAQLVSAQQESVISQYLIHNTYNQTFQNKSSSTGGLMDDRQVDDGTGDLRALSTAALLEKAYAASSRTLLARRPVNDDHKRPLRATDTKPTGPRMPQQILAQLTERQRTTAELNQKHDSDIEHITQEIKLLQMDHLSCEQKAPVAAVKYRFYQEFRCYVSDLVECLNEKVPLVAALEQKSLQLVGKHSGMLIERRRQDMRDQVKEVTDISKMVKRPPDDPERIRRAAEREGRRTRRRRDREKNETADSHYDGMSSDDEIPDMEAARYRSALQTIELEAREIFSDAAEEYGELEGILGRFEQWRQHDMPAYKDAYVSLCLPKILGPLIRLENIGWNPLAVDSVELEAQAWYRTVALFGCSATTEAALAEDPDVRLIPTLVEKIFLPKLTALVEQYWDPLSTTQTFRLVRLLKRYVRDYPSLRLTCKSLRVLFQAILDKMKQSIDNDVFIPIFPKQAQEAKSSFFQRQFCSGLKLLRNITSWQGIVADAALKDLAIASLLNRYLLNGMRVCSPVDAIAKASTIVYTLPRVWLQSGSSVVQSMDQFVTMLRHLQSQLDPALVPNGELHDQLREILSSLHVASGEQKRETVGSR